Proteins from one Stenotrophomonas aracearum genomic window:
- a CDS encoding alpha/beta fold hydrolase: MVTPTLRLTAAHDTVLAATRSAPGRRGTVLFAHGFGQTRHAWTATAQSLETAGYQTLAYDARGHGDSDWNPADLPYHGEQFADDLIVLAGEQPQPPVLVAASMGGLFGLLAEARWPGLFSAMVLVDITPRWDTAGVEKILMFMTAHPDGFASLEQAADVISAYMPHRPRKSEDSLRALLREDGHGRWRWHWDPRLVAELARDSEQHQDALAEAARQVKCPVLLVSGGRSTLVTPQTVAEFLALVPHARHVQLPEATHMVAGDDNNAFTATVLDYLDVLPSASAVALSATTEHVTGARS, encoded by the coding sequence ATGGTAACGCCGACCCTCCGCCTGACTGCCGCCCACGACACCGTGCTGGCCGCCACCCGCAGCGCCCCCGGGCGTCGCGGCACCGTGCTGTTCGCCCATGGCTTCGGCCAGACCCGGCACGCCTGGACCGCCACCGCGCAGTCGCTGGAAACGGCCGGTTACCAGACCCTGGCCTACGACGCGCGCGGTCACGGCGATTCGGACTGGAACCCAGCCGACCTGCCCTATCACGGCGAACAGTTCGCCGATGACCTGATCGTGCTGGCCGGCGAACAGCCGCAGCCGCCGGTGCTGGTGGCGGCCTCGATGGGTGGCCTGTTCGGCCTGCTCGCCGAAGCGCGCTGGCCGGGCCTGTTCTCGGCCATGGTACTGGTCGACATCACCCCGCGCTGGGATACCGCCGGGGTCGAAAAGATCCTGATGTTCATGACCGCGCACCCGGACGGGTTCGCGTCGCTGGAACAGGCCGCCGACGTGATCTCCGCCTACATGCCGCACCGCCCGCGCAAGTCGGAAGACTCGCTGCGCGCACTGCTGCGCGAAGACGGCCACGGCCGCTGGCGCTGGCATTGGGACCCGCGCCTGGTCGCCGAACTGGCGCGCGACAGCGAACAGCACCAGGACGCGCTCGCCGAGGCGGCGCGCCAGGTGAAATGCCCGGTGCTGCTGGTCAGCGGCGGGCGCAGCACCCTGGTCACCCCGCAAACGGTGGCCGAATTCCTGGCGTTGGTACCGCACGCCCGCCACGTGCAGTTGCCGGAGGCCACCCACATGGTCGCCGGCGACGACAACAACGCCTTTACCGCTACTGTGTTGGACTATCTGGACGTGTTGCCCTCGGCCTCCGCCGTGGCACTGTCCGCCACAACCGAGCACGTCACCGGAGCACGCTCATGA